DNA sequence from the Lachancea thermotolerans CBS 6340 chromosome H complete sequence genome:
CGCTTGCTTGCCGAGAGACAGTCAGACAAGGActtccaagttcaaaagcttgagcagAGTTTTGCGGCAGCttcagaagagaaaaataGACTTGAGAGCGAGCTAGCGTTGCATGATGCCAAGACAAAGCGTACCATAAATGAGTTAAAAGAAGTTAACGATGATTTGCGGGTACAAGTTCAAACCTTGATAGCAAAAGAAAAGGACTACGAACAGGAGGTTGCAAGACTCACTTCTTTAAACAAAGAGATGCAAACAACAAGGAATGAGTCAAGTCAAAGTTCAAACGAGCTCAAGGAAGCCCTCGCTAATGTTAAGGCGGCTTTAATGACCTcggagaagaagcttcgCGAGATGGAATCCTCAAGCGAAAACATTAAAGAGCTTAACGATGATTTGACTAAAAAGCTGGAAAGAATATCCAAAAACTATAAGCTAGTGTCTGGTCAGTTAGCCGCCATAAAAGAAAGGAACGTCCCTTCGCGTGGGCCCAGCAGATCCAATTCTGTCTTGTCCATATCAGATCGGGCTTCCAACGAACCACCATCTCGCCGTGGCTCCTTCAATGGTGAGACTGTGATAGAATCGCAATCGGAGATTAACGATAAAATTGCATATATTAAAAACGTCCTTCTAGGGTTCCTAGAGCACAAAGACCAAAGGAATCAATTGCTTCCCGTAGTCTCCAcccttcttcaactggACAGTAACGACGAAAAGAGGCTAATGGCTATACGCTGACCATTTCTACTTCAGACCTAATGAGCCTCTGGCTGGctgcgaaaaaaaaatcgaaTTTGGCTTCGAACTCCAGAACACACCGCTATATAATATGGATCTGATTTCATTTTGGCTGTAAATGGCAAGAGCTGCAGATGCCGGCGCCGAAATCTTGTTGAGGGCGTTGCAAATACAAAGAAAGATCGATAGCTATTCGTTGGCAGCTTTTCCTTCCGATTTAACGCCTCTGGCTGGCACCGAAAAAGGCCCGTTAGTCCGTTTATCAGTGGAGAACGAACTACCTTAAAACGCACGTGATATCATTTTGGCTGAAAATGACAAGGCTTCAAATGCCGGTACCGGCATCGTGGCAAGAAGTATATAAAGGTCACACAGGTATCCCATATTGATGGATCACCAGAGAAGCCGTCCCAAGTATATTCAATTAACTAGAGAAATGTCGACGTACTCTGAGAACAGCTTCAACTCTGATTTTTATCAGGAAAAAAGACCTCGCTACCCTGAAAGCTTATACCAAGAAATTCTTTCCTACCATAGCGGTGACCTCAAACTTGCTATCGACGTAGGTTGTGGCACTGGGATATCTACTCTTCCGCTCCTCAAGAGTTTTGAGAGGGTTGTTGGATGTgatccttcttcaactATGCTAGAATCTGccaaaaaattcaaagacaaaattACCGTGAAAGACATTAACCGTATAGAATATAGCGTTTGCGGTGCAGAAGACCTCACGTCTTTATTTGCTTCCGATTCAATAGACTTGGTCACAGGCGCAGAATCAATTCACTGGGTTGACGAGGAGCGTTTTTTTAAGCAGGCCTTTCAAGTATTAAAGCCTAATGGGACACTCGCGTACTGGTTCTATGTCGAGCCCATTTTCATAGAACATCCTCAGGCGAATGAAATATACGAAGAATTTGTCTATGAGGACCCAGCCTACATGGGCCCTCAATGGAAGCCGGGAAAGGAGAAACTCAGAGTTTATGGGGAGCAGATTAGAATACCTGAGGACAAATTCACAGATATCGAAAGGCATGTGTATCGCCCTTTAGTATCTAAAGAGAAGACGGCATACTTTTATGGTCGGGATTCGATGACTGTCGATGATTTACGGCAGTActtgaggagctggagcgcCTACCATACTTGGCAGCAGAAATTTGGCGAAAAGGGCTGCGACGTCGCGGAATTAttgcttgatgagctcaaaAGCAAATGCGGCTGGGATGAAGCCAATACAAGGCTCAAAGTTGAATGGGGCACAGCGTACTACCTGGCACGGAAAAAAGCGACAACAAAATGATAATCTGACAATTTAGATATCGTTTCTGTGTTCCCAAAATTGTACTTATGGTGCTGCCATATTTTCAAGGCCGAGTTCAAAGTACTTATTAGTTTGATAGGTTTATGTATGTTTCGCAATTTGTTAGCGAGAGGAAATGGTTTAAAATCCAACATCTAACTCTATAATAGAATAATTTTCGAGAGGCTAACCTTCCTGTTGGAAGGATTTGATATAGTCACTGCCTCCTACGCATTCTGCAACAGTCATTTGATCATTTCCCAAAATTCTTCCAACATTTATTCCGACCTGgacagttttgaaagctccATCGTGCTCTAGTATTAAGCCCGTTCCGCTCTGCTTCCAGTCTTGGATATCTCTATAGATGCTTTCCTCAGTCCTCAAGCTCTGGTCTTCCACGAGTAACTGCCAGTCAAAAGTGTCATGGTCCCACAAAACAGCCTGTAGCCCAAACATACGTGAAATGGCGCGAACCCTATTGTCAATGGCACCATAAGGGGGCCGGAACCATTTGGGCAAGTGGTGTCCTGTAGCGTTCATTGCCCAGATAGACCACTGCAGCTGTGCAATGATTTTTTCGTTCGACAagcttggcaaaaaaggaTGAGACCAAGTGTGGGTGCCGACTAAGTGACCCCCATCAAGGATCTTCTTATACACATCTGGGTAATTCACAATATTGATGCccaagttgaagaacgTGGTTTTATGATCCAGGTTATCGAGCAGCCTTTCCGTAGCCAAAGATGGGCCATCatcaaaagtttgggaAAGCTTGCTACAGGTGAACACATCGTCTGGTGCCACACAATGATCGCAGTCAAAGGAACAAGACTCGCGCGGGTTGGCACCACACACCCCTTGCTCGTAACTCCTATAGTCAGGGATTTGATCAAAGTCAATGAAATCCATGGGGATGTAAGGTGGATCAATCCCGGGCCATTCCTTAAGGCCAGTGAATTCTGTAAGCCATTCGGGAAAAGGTGTCTGCGAATGGCCCACACGCACGGAAATAAGCCCTCCCACAGGTTGACCCACACCAGAGTCGTTTGATGCAGCCGAAACAGAAGCGACGACTGCAGTCAATAGAGCAACCTGCTTGCAGGAAAGATGGTCAAGAACACTTATTGGAAATTTCATAACTGATGTGCACAATCCTGAATTTACAGAGGGaaaggtttttgaacaagaaaaagatcCAAAAGTCAGCGCCAATAAATACAATTTTCCCTCAAAACACTCTACACCTTCTGCCAGCACATATTGGCGCTAAAAGTGAAACTATCCTGTGTTTCCCACAAACACAATGACGGCGCCAGCTCTGCTGACGTCTCAGAAACACCGTGAATGCATATTGAAAGGCGACAATTTAATAGAGTCACCATATACGGATGAAATAGGTGAACGCAAATTCGTTAGTTGTGATCCGGATCGAAGACTATGTAATATCAAACGGATGCGGTTGAATGGCGAATGAGCCTCAACCCTTAAGATCACAACAGGTGCTTGGTGAAGGGGGGTGAGAATGCCAAGGAGGCAAAattgctggagctggaacaTCATGGACGAAAGTTCTGGAACCCTCGCACAAATGGGGATCACTGCGCGCAAATGGCATCTGAAATTCAGATATATAATAACGTCGTGTTCGCCTCTATGAGCCCTCCGTCTGTCGCTTTTGTATTTTAGTATAACACACTTATAGCCCACTCTCCCCAAGTGTACTTCCTTAAAATTCACTCCAGGTACAATGATTTCTCGCAAAGTTTCGATCAAACAAATTCCAACAATCTGCCGCATGTTCAAGCCTAAATCGACCATCAAAACAACCACATTTCCAACATTTATAGCACGAGCGAGTTACGGCAGTTATTCTGTCGCGAACCGCTCTAAAACTGGCGGCGGACAGAAGCCCACTGTTGTGATCAGCTCCGACAACGATGAGATAGAAACCGTCggcggtcacgtgcgtgTTTGAACACCCGGTGTGTACGATAGGTACAGGTTTATAGCAGACTTCAATGGCATATGATATCTTAGGTATGGAACAAGCATTCTGAGCAGTAGTGCTACTGCTCAGAACACTTCTCACCCTAGTAGACGGCTAGTTCATATCACGCGGTCGTACCACTGCCCGTTCACTTGACCGCCGCGCAGCGAAGTCGCTACGTCCCTGCGAAACTGGTGTGGATTCGCGGCGAGAACGTCTGCTGCGACCTTGTTGAGGGGGTCTGTAGCATTGGGCTCTAGGAATAACATGAGGAGGCCTATCAGGATACTTTGCACGTCCAGAACGGGTGACCAATCTTCCCTCAGTATGTTCAGACAAACATTTCCCTGCAAATCTATGTTGGGGTGGAATATCTTGCTCAATAGCGTCACTTTGGGTGGTTCAATAGGGTACGTGTCCTTGAAGGTGGcgcaaaacttgaaatgtCCACATTTGTAGTAGCCCTCATCTGGTGTGATGTTGATGTAGAGCCTAGAGTTCGACTCGCACTCGGATACATCAATTGATACGCATGGCGGAATGTCAAGCGAAGCCAGATCTTTGCGAAGCCTGAGCTGGCACGCGCTAACTGGTGCGTTTCCGGGGGCAGGGATCGTGCCGTTTTGCCTTGCTTGCTCctgcttttgtttctgtaACTGGCGAAGTtttagcttcaaaaggttAGCAATTGATGCAAAATGAGCAACGGAATCTCATTACAACATACCATCGAATCGGGAAGGCGGCTCGCCGCTGTTTTTTTAAACCGTAGGCCAACGGCTTCCAAAGTCTAAAATGTCAGAATTTGATTTTCGACGTTTGACTTCAAACCTCACACACACCCCGCAATAAAAGGTAGCGGCGGCACGCAATCGTGGCCTCGCTGGAAGAACTAAGGCTTTGATACGCTGCCGATTCAAGTTAGGAGCGTTTGCAGAATAACACTGTGCTGGCGGCGTTCGGGGAATCCTCCGGGGTCTGCTGACAGGCTTGGCGGTACCTCAATATAGACCGCTTTTTGGGACGAATTTCGCACGCACTACATATCAAGTTCGGGCTGCGCAGCATAGTACCCAGCGCGCACACGATTCGGCGCTGGCCAGGAAAGCAAACCGTCTAAACCCCAGGCGGCAATGTGTGCATTAATCGAGTAACGTGACTCCGTACAAACTCGCGTGCACAGTGATATCCACCGTTGCTGTCAAGCACGTGCCCATGTGCCCGGGGAGACACAATTTGGGTCCTGCTACATCACCACAGAGTGGCTCGGTGTGTGA
Encoded proteins:
- a CDS encoding KLTH0H09482p (highly similar to uniprot|Q06703 Saccharomyces cerevisiae YLR308W CDA2 Chitin deacetylase together with Cda1p involved in the biosynthesis ascospore wall component chitosan required for proper rigidity of the ascospore wall); the protein is MKFPISVLDHLSCKQVALLTAVVASVSAASNDSGVGQPVGGLISVRVGHSQTPFPEWLTEFTGLKEWPGIDPPYIPMDFIDFDQIPDYRSYEQGVCGANPRESCSFDCDHCVAPDDVFTCSKLSQTFDDGPSLATERLLDNLDHKTTFFNLGINIVNYPDVYKKILDGGHLVGTHTWSHPFLPSLSNEKIIAQLQWSIWAMNATGHHLPKWFRPPYGAIDNRVRAISRMFGLQAVLWDHDTFDWQLLVEDQSLRTEESIYRDIQDWKQSGTGLILEHDGAFKTVQVGINVGRILGNDQMTVAECVGGSDYIKSFQQEG
- the UBC12 gene encoding NEDD8-conjugating protein UBC12 (similar to uniprot|P52491 Saccharomyces cerevisiae YLR306W UBC12 Enzyme that mediates the conjugation of Rub1p a ubiquitin-like protein to other proteins related to E2 ubiquitin-conjugating enzymes) → MLKLRQLQKQKQEQARQNGTIPAPGNAPVSACQLRLRKDLASLDIPPCVSIDVSECESNSRLYINITPDEGYYKCGHFKFCATFKDTYPIEPPKVTLLSKIFHPNIDLQGNVCLNILREDWSPVLDVQSILIGLLMLFLEPNATDPLNKVAADVLAANPHQFRRDVATSLRGGQVNGQWYDRVI
- a CDS encoding class I SAM-dependent methyltransferase (similar to uniprot|P38892 Saccharomyces cerevisiae YHR209W Putative S-adenosylmethionine-dependent methyltransferase of the seven beta-strand family); translation: MDHQRSRPKYIQLTREMSTYSENSFNSDFYQEKRPRYPESLYQEILSYHSGDLKLAIDVGCGTGISTLPLLKSFERVVGCDPSSTMLESAKKFKDKITVKDINRIEYSVCGAEDLTSLFASDSIDLVTGAESIHWVDEERFFKQAFQVLKPNGTLAYWFYVEPIFIEHPQANEIYEEFVYEDPAYMGPQWKPGKEKLRVYGEQIRIPEDKFTDIERHVYRPLVSKEKTAYFYGRDSMTVDDLRQYLRSWSAYHTWQQKFGEKGCDVAELLLDELKSKCGWDEANTRLKVEWGTAYYLARKKATTK